One genomic region from Prunus persica cultivar Lovell chromosome G3, Prunus_persica_NCBIv2, whole genome shotgun sequence encodes:
- the LOC18783783 gene encoding flowering time control protein FPA, which translates to MTGRGGGGKDRFRMEHPENRGGSGGPRRFDSKNGKAPPSRHLWVGNLSHSIMENDLTEHFLQFGELESVAFQPGRSYAFLNFKREDEAIAAMESLQGFPVAGNPLRIEFTKADKSSAPSRDEDYSQRRDEQRSALRGSPFLQRESRARQASPEQFYQEKSNMNDKNAEPSAVLWIGFPALLKVDELILKKAFSPFGEIEKITAFPGRSYAFVRFRSVMSACRAKDALQGKLFGNPRVHICFAKSETGSSNSGRNLMNVPPSPHFKGNDRSGSPENFREESKFGSLTGNPSIRSPQYFPDLDAGDSDPYSLNKKGNLWTGENNTFDQRRFGEMGSELGLSEDMYDHRGSPKREKYAHLHNYSQRFPQTSQPYEEPWDLPEDIHFHHGAKKLKTESFLPDRELPEYALSDFEQERHGFPRSYSDFPQSDSSKRNFEAGPFGYKQIPERPMNFALPSGQRGDHWKESYDNFQVNSGSQLANPVDRRRFTPEPDQSSFNVWKWEGTIAKGGTPVCRARCFPVGKVLDMILPEFLDCTARTGLDMLSKHYYQAASAWVVFFVPESDADIGYYNEFMHYLGEKQRAAVAKLDDKNTLFLVPPSDFSEKVLKVPGKLSISGVVLRLEHPSSNFGSHHQQHERKDRRLLSFPGDTSYTNPSTPSESIHPFTSLPDSSKPGGSNLSFLGNLITSAPPASYSGSAHGVGNGSESYNENRHDYPLHKGSPTLGPNWSSHHLQNSVSGSRNRPTQMSSIAIDPIHQDHRIMQRAVQESSTAGGISHIRNSNSSLHETQSSPSLAALQPDQLAQLASSLLGQQRQPGSTPNPYTREDFRQRNTMNESDNLPRTSQRFGLQNNQVSSEPSTSQFGQVQELQQLQQQVSTVSAVPHMGQRELQAGVQGNQQLQSISSNEAVETDPQKQRMQATLQLAAALLQQIQGGKGS; encoded by the exons ATG ACGGGTCGGGGCGGAGGAGGAAAGGACCGATTTCGGATGGAGCATCCGGAAAATCGCGGGGGCAGCGGCGGCCCCCGGCGTTTCGACTCCAAGAATGGCAAAGCTCCGCCGTCCAGACACCTCTGGGTTGGGAATCTCTCTCATAGTATCATGGAGAACGACCTCACTGAGCACTTTCTTCAGTTCGGGGAGCTCGAAAGCGTGGCCTTCCAGCCCGGCCGGAGTTACGCCTTTCTTAATTTCAAGAGGGAAGACGAAGCAATTGCCGCCATGGAGTCCCTCCAGGGTTTTCCTGTTGCGGGCAACCCGCTGAGGATCGAGTTTACCAAGGCG GATAAATCATCAGCACCATCGCGTGACGAAGATTACTCCCAACGTCGAGATGAACAACGTTCAGCTCTAAGAGGATCTCCTTTCTTGCAAAGGGAGTCTAGAGCACGTCAGGCTAGTCCTGAGCAATTTTATcaggaaaaatccaatatGAATGATAAGAATGCAGAGCCTAGTGCAGTTTTATGGATAGGGTTTCCAGCTTTATTGAAGGTGGATGAACTGATATTAAAGAAGGCTTTCTCACCATTTGGTGAGATTGAGAAGATCACGGCATTCCCTGGTCGTAGTTATGCTTTTGTTCGATTTAGGAGTGTAATGTCAGCATGCAGAGCGAAAGATGCTCTTCAGGGAAAATTATTTGGAAATCCCCGTGTACATATTTGCTTTGCAAAGAGTGAAACAGGTTCATCAAACAGTGGAAGGAATTTAATGAATGTCCCTCCATCGCCACATTTTAAGGGGAATGACCGCTCAGGATCGCCTGAGAATTTTCGAGAGGAGAGCAAGTTTGGGAGCTTAACAGGGAATCCTAGCATCAGATCTCCTCAGTATTTCCCAGATTTGGATGCTGGTGATTCTGATCCCTATAGTTTAAATAAGAAAGGGAATTTGTGGACAGGTGAAAACAATACGTTTGACCAGAGGAGGTTTGGGGAAATGGGGTCCGAACTAGGACTATCGGAAGATATGTATGATCATCGGGGTAGTcctaaaagagagaaatatgctCATTTACACAATTATTCTCAGAGATTTCCTCAGACAAGTCAACCGTATGAAGAACCATGGGACTTGCCGGAAGATATTCATTTCCATCATGGGgccaagaaattgaagacagAGTCTTTTCTTCCTGACAGAGAGCTTCCAGAGTATGCCCTGTCTGACTTCGAACAAGAAAGACATGGTTTTCCTAGATCATACTCTGATTTTCCCCAATCTGACAGTTCTAAAAGAAACTTTGAGGCTGGGCCTTTTGGTTACAAACAGATCCCGGAGCGACCAATGAATTTTGCTCTACCTTCAGGACAAAGGGGTGACCACTGGAAAGAATCTTATGATAATTTTCAGGTGAACTCAGGTTCTCAGCTAGCAAATCCTGTTGATAGGAGAAGATTTACTCCTGAACCAGACCAGTCTTCTTTCAATGTGTGGAAATGGGAAGGGACTATAGCAAAGGGAGGAACTCCTGTCTGTCGTGCTCGCTGCTTTCCTGTGGGAAAAGTTCTTGACATGATTTT GCCTGAATTTTTGGATTGTACTGCAAGGACTGGTCTAGACATGCTTTCGAAGCATTACTATCAAGCAGCAAGCGCTTGGGTTGTGTTCTTTGTCCCTGAAAGTGATGCTGATATTGGATACTACAATGAATTTATGCATTATCTTGGGGAGAAGCAGCGCGCAGCCGTTGCTAAGTTAGATGACAAGAATACCTTGTTTCTTGTACCCCCATCAGACTTCTCAGAGAAAGTGCTGAAGGTTCCAGGGAAACTCAGCATCTCTGGTGTTGTTTTGAGGTTAGAGCATCCTAGTTCCAATTTTGGATCACATCACCAACAACATGAAAGAAAAGATAGGAGATTATTGTCGTTTCCTGGGGACACATCATATACAAATCCATCAACACCTTCAGAATCTATTCATCCATTTACATCTTTACCTGATTCAAGTAAACCAGGAGGTAGCAATCTCTCTTTCTTGGGGAATTTAATTACATCAGCTCCACCAGCGTCATATTCAGGTTCAGCTCATGGTGTTGGCAATGGGTCTGAGTCTTACAATGAAAACAGGCACGATTATCCACTACATAAGGGAAGCCCTACATTGGGGCCAAATTGGTCTTCTCACCATCTGCAGAACTCAGTTTCTGGTAGTCGAAATAGACCAACCCAAATGTCCAGTATTGCCATTGATCCTATTCATCAGGATCATAGGATCATGCAAAGGGCAGTGCAAGAGTCAAGCACTGCAGGTGGAATTTCTCATATTCGAAATAGCAATTCATCACTCCATGAAACCCAATCGTCACCTTCTTTGGCAGCCCTGCAACCAGACCAACTTGCACAACTGGCATCATCTCTTCTTGGGCAGCAGAGGCAGCCTGGGAGCACTCCAAATCCATATACCAGAGAAGATTTTAGGCAGAGAAACACAATGAATGAGTCTGACAACCTTCCAAGGACATCCCAGAGATTTGGTCTGCAGAATAATCAGGTGAGTTCTGAACCATCAACGTCTCAGTTTGGTCAAGTTCAAGAGTTGCAGCAGCTGCAACAGCAGGTATCAACTGTGTCGGCAGTGCCTCACATGGGCCAAAGAGAGCTTCAAGCAGGGGTTCAGGGAAATCAACAGCTGCAAAGTATTAGCTCAAATGAAGCAGTGGAAACCGATCCTCAGAAACAACGCATGCAAGCAACATTACAATTGGCAGCAGCTCTTCTTCAGCAAATCCAAGGAGGGAAAGGAAGTTGA